The DNA segment GGTTATCGAGGGTGTATGATGCCCCGGCCTTGGCCGCCGGTCCCATCCGCCACATCTCCGACACCGCCCTGTGGGTGGCGGTGTACCGCGCGCAGGAGAGCGAGCGCGCCGACGCCGTCTTCCGCGATCCCTACGCCCGCAAGCTGGCCGGAGAGCGGGGGATGCAGATCGCCGCCTCCATGCCCACCGCCCAACGGCATTCCTGGTCGTACGTGACTCGCACCTGGGTGATCGACCGCGTCGTGGAGCGCGAGGTGCACGACGGCGCCGACCTGGTCATCAACCTGGCGGCCGGCCTCGACACCCGGCCCTATCGCATGCCGCTCCCGGCAGCGCTGCGCTGGGTCGAAGTGGACCTGCCTGACATGCTGAGCTACAAGCAGGAAGCGTTGGCTGGGGAGAAACCGGCCTGCGCGCTGGAGCGTGTCGCGCTCGACCTGACGGATCTCGAAGGACGGCGCGCGTTGTTCCAGCGTCTCGGCGCCGGGTCCCGGCGCGCGCTGCTGCTGAGTGAGGGGCTGATCATCTACTTCGAGGCCGAGCAGGTTGCCGAGCTGGCCCGCGAGCTCAGCGCGCAACCTGGGTTCCACCGCTGGGCCATCGACCTGGCCTCGCCGGCGCTGCTCAAGATGCTGCAGAAGTCTCTCGGAGGCCAGCTCCAGCAGGCCGGGTCGCCGCTCCGGTTCGCTCCTCGCGAGGGACCGCAGTTCTTTGTTCCTTGCGGCTGGAAGCCGGTGGAAACGAGCTCCCTGCTGCCCGCCGCTGCCAGGCTGAAACGGCTCTCATTCGGCATGCGGCTGTTATCGCTGCTGCCCGACCCCGCCGGCCGCAAGCCCGACAAGCCCTGGGGCGGGGTCGTCGTGCTGGAGAACGCGGAGCGGGGGAGCACAAGATAAGTGGGGCCGCGGAGAATCTCCGCGGCCCGTTTGGCGAAACGACGCTCCGGTCCTCAGACCAGCGAGGCCAGGTCGATGACGAAGCGGTACTTCACGTCGCTCTTGAGCAGCCGCTCGTAGGCCTGGTTGATCTGCTGGATGCCGATCAGCTCGATGTCGGAGGTGATGCCGTGCTCGGCGCAGAAATCCAGCATCTCCTGGGTTTCCTTGATCCCGCCGATGCCGGAGCCGGCAAACTGCCGCCGCTTGAAGATGAGGCTGAAGACCCCGACCGGCAGCGGATGCTCCGGCGCTCCCACCATGGTGAGCGTGCCGTCGCGCTTGAGCAGCTCCAGGTAGGCATTCAGATTGTGCACCGCGGAGACAGTGTCGAGGATGAAATCGAAGCTGGCTGCGTGCTTCAGCATCTCGGCTTCGTTCTTCGAGACCACCACCTCGTGAGCGCCCAGCCGTAATGCGTCCTCGGTCTTGTTGGGCGAGGTGGTGAACAGCACCACGCGGGCCCCGAAGGCGTTGGCGAACTTCACCGCCATGTGACCCAGCCCGCCCAGGCCGACCACCCCGACCTTCTGCCCCTTGCGCACGTTCCAATGACGCAGGGGAGAGTAAGTAGTGATACCGGCGCAAAGCAGGGGCGCCGCGCCCGCCAGGTCGAGCCCCTGGGGCACGCGCAAGACGAACGCTTCATCCACGACGATGCTCTCCGAGTAGCCGCCGTAGGTGACGCCTCCCAGCTGCTTGTCCTCGCTGTTGTAGGTGAAGGTGGCGCCGACCTCGCAATACTGCTCCAGGCCCTCGCGGCAGCTGGCGCAGCTGCGGCATGAATCCACCATGCAGCCGACCGCGACGATGTCGCCCTCTTTGAACTTCTTGACCGCGCTCCCCGCCTTCACCACCCGCCCCACGATCTCGTGGCCGGGCGTGCAGGGATAGACGGTCGGCATCACGCTCTTCCATTCGTCTCTGACCGTGTGCAGGTCGGAATGGCAGACACCGCAGAAGAGGATCTCGATCTGCACATCCTGAGGTCGCGGGTGTCGGCGCTGGATGGTGGCGGGCGCAAGCCCCGAGGTCGCGCTCCGGGCCGCGTAGGCTTTTGCGGCATAGCTCTTTTCCGTTTGTCTCTCTTGCACCGCGGTAGCTGAATCGGGCTGGCTCATGGAGAAAGGCTCCTTCC comes from the Terriglobales bacterium genome and includes:
- a CDS encoding NAD(P)-dependent alcohol dehydrogenase; the protein is MSQPDSATAVQERQTEKSYAAKAYAARSATSGLAPATIQRRHPRPQDVQIEILFCGVCHSDLHTVRDEWKSVMPTVYPCTPGHEIVGRVVKAGSAVKKFKEGDIVAVGCMVDSCRSCASCREGLEQYCEVGATFTYNSEDKQLGGVTYGGYSESIVVDEAFVLRVPQGLDLAGAAPLLCAGITTYSPLRHWNVRKGQKVGVVGLGGLGHMAVKFANAFGARVVLFTTSPNKTEDALRLGAHEVVVSKNEAEMLKHAASFDFILDTVSAVHNLNAYLELLKRDGTLTMVGAPEHPLPVGVFSLIFKRRQFAGSGIGGIKETQEMLDFCAEHGITSDIELIGIQQINQAYERLLKSDVKYRFVIDLASLV
- a CDS encoding SAM-dependent methyltransferase; translated protein: MAAGPIRHISDTALWVAVYRAQESERADAVFRDPYARKLAGERGMQIAASMPTAQRHSWSYVTRTWVIDRVVEREVHDGADLVINLAAGLDTRPYRMPLPAALRWVEVDLPDMLSYKQEALAGEKPACALERVALDLTDLEGRRALFQRLGAGSRRALLLSEGLIIYFEAEQVAELARELSAQPGFHRWAIDLASPALLKMLQKSLGGQLQQAGSPLRFAPREGPQFFVPCGWKPVETSSLLPAAARLKRLSFGMRLLSLLPDPAGRKPDKPWGGVVVLENAERGSTR